From Achromobacter spanius, a single genomic window includes:
- a CDS encoding class I SAM-dependent methyltransferase — protein sequence MSEKTHDIRPGQSIELLKALHILTRDGKMNQDSRRKLKQVYHLFQFIEPLLKDVQEQRGAVTLADHGAGKSYLGFILYDLFFKEQPEALKNGSHIYGIETREELVKSSEELARRLGFGGMSFLNLSVAESITSDKLPPSIDVVTALHACNTATDDAIHFALEKKAKYIVVVPCCQAEVASVLRKNKAKALADPLAEIWRHPLHTREFGSQITNVLRCLQLEAHGYQVSVTELVGWEHSMKNELIIAQYKSLPTRKPAERLTEMLDRIGLQELKDRFFLPQPA from the coding sequence ATGTCAGAAAAAACCCACGACATCCGCCCCGGCCAGTCCATTGAACTGCTCAAGGCCCTGCACATCCTGACCCGCGACGGCAAGATGAACCAGGACAGCCGTCGCAAGCTCAAGCAGGTCTACCACCTGTTCCAGTTCATCGAGCCGCTGCTCAAGGATGTTCAGGAACAACGCGGCGCCGTCACCCTCGCCGACCACGGCGCGGGCAAGTCGTATCTGGGATTCATCCTGTATGACCTGTTCTTCAAGGAGCAGCCCGAGGCGCTGAAGAACGGTTCGCATATCTACGGCATCGAAACGCGGGAAGAACTGGTGAAGTCGTCAGAGGAACTGGCCAGGCGGCTGGGCTTTGGCGGAATGTCGTTCCTGAATCTGTCGGTGGCAGAGTCCATTACCTCGGACAAGCTGCCCCCATCGATCGACGTGGTCACTGCCCTGCACGCCTGCAATACCGCCACCGACGACGCGATTCATTTCGCGTTGGAAAAAAAGGCCAAATACATTGTGGTCGTGCCGTGCTGCCAGGCGGAAGTGGCATCGGTGCTGCGGAAAAACAAGGCAAAGGCGCTGGCCGATCCGCTGGCGGAAATCTGGCGGCATCCGCTGCACACGCGGGAGTTTGGTAGCCAAATTACGAATGTGCTGCGGTGCCTGCAGCTTGAGGCGCACGGCTATCAGGTCAGCGTGACCGAACTGGTCGGCTGGGAGCATTCGATGAAGAATGAGCTGATCATCGCGCAATATAAAAGCCTGCCGACGCGCAAGCCCGCGGAACGATTGACCGAGATGTTGGACCGGATCGGGCTGCAGGAATTGAAGGATCGGTTTTTCTTGCCGCAACCTGCGTAA
- a CDS encoding SMI1/KNR4 family protein codes for MNFSHYIDRLRAVFDAHGHTLNLKPGAAESKLEAVQAELGFAIPADVRQAWLRANGAERDVPVFMRPGYLTAYDFLTLEAAMTKRARMADRAPRYAAYDEPSPRDERIRDGWFHHGWLPFASFGGATLLLLVDHSPSEAGTPGQIIAFTHDPDQITWVAPSFAALLTGSIAEIEADPQEFLGEY; via the coding sequence ATGAATTTTTCCCACTACATTGATAGGCTCCGTGCAGTTTTCGACGCACACGGGCACACGCTAAACCTCAAGCCAGGTGCGGCAGAATCAAAGCTGGAAGCGGTGCAGGCGGAACTTGGCTTCGCCATCCCAGCGGACGTCAGGCAGGCTTGGCTACGGGCCAATGGGGCCGAGCGCGATGTGCCGGTATTCATGCGGCCGGGCTATCTGACGGCCTATGACTTTCTGACGTTGGAAGCGGCAATGACCAAACGGGCGCGCATGGCGGATCGCGCGCCGCGATATGCAGCATACGATGAGCCGTCGCCAAGAGATGAGCGCATCCGGGACGGATGGTTTCACCACGGCTGGCTCCCCTTCGCCAGCTTTGGCGGCGCAACGCTGCTGTTGCTGGTCGACCATTCGCCGAGCGAGGCTGGCACGCCGGGACAGATCATCGCATTCACCCATGACCCAGACCAGATCACCTGGGTCGCGCCGAGCTTCGCGGCGCTGCTGACGGGGTCAATCGCCGAGATCGAGGCCGATCCGCAGGAGTTTCTCGGGGAGTACTAG